A region from the Pseudomonas sp. P8_229 genome encodes:
- a CDS encoding glycosyltransferase family 4 protein — MKLLVIHQNFPGQFRHVVLAAIDRRYEVLAIGRDTAPGIAGVKIYRYRAASRAPGDIHPYLTRYEQAVTDGQKVFEILSRLKHSGYRPDVILAHPGWGETLFVKDVYPDTPLIHYCEYYYRAQGADSGFDPEFPRATRESSRLRVLNSLHLLNLEQCDIAIAPTRWQRSLFPAAYQSAIRVIHEGVIQSAYLTKVGAVRLPNGVELRAGQPIVTYVARNLEPYRGFHSFMRAIPHIQAECPDAQIIVVGGDDVSYGCKPVGYANWRSRMEAEVSFDHSTVHFTGKLPYQTFRAVLDCSKVHVYLTYPFVLSWSLLEAMAAGCVVVASDTAPVREVIVDGHNGMLVDFFDHHGIAKRIARVLDSVDEYDCLRSAAKLTASRFDVEYGTKHYFEVFENATSRHLKKQPAPQFDREI, encoded by the coding sequence ATGAAGCTTCTTGTGATTCACCAAAACTTTCCGGGCCAGTTCCGTCATGTGGTGCTGGCGGCGATTGACAGACGTTATGAGGTTTTGGCGATAGGTCGGGATACGGCGCCGGGTATCGCAGGGGTGAAAATATATCGATACCGCGCTGCCAGCAGAGCACCGGGCGATATTCACCCCTACCTGACCCGTTACGAACAAGCGGTGACTGATGGACAGAAGGTTTTTGAAATTCTGAGCAGGCTGAAACATTCGGGTTATCGGCCGGACGTGATTCTCGCTCATCCCGGATGGGGGGAAACGCTCTTCGTCAAGGATGTTTATCCTGATACACCGCTAATTCACTATTGCGAATATTACTATAGGGCGCAGGGCGCGGATTCCGGGTTCGACCCTGAATTTCCGCGAGCCACAAGAGAGTCATCAAGGCTGCGAGTGCTCAATTCGCTGCATCTTTTGAATCTCGAGCAATGTGACATTGCCATTGCGCCCACGCGGTGGCAGCGCAGTCTGTTTCCGGCCGCTTATCAGTCGGCCATTCGGGTTATTCATGAAGGCGTTATTCAAAGTGCTTACTTGACGAAAGTTGGGGCCGTCAGGTTGCCCAATGGCGTCGAGCTGAGAGCCGGGCAGCCGATCGTTACTTATGTCGCGAGGAATCTTGAGCCTTATCGCGGGTTTCACAGTTTTATGCGAGCGATCCCGCATATTCAGGCTGAGTGTCCCGATGCGCAGATAATCGTAGTGGGCGGTGATGACGTCAGTTATGGGTGTAAGCCGGTTGGCTATGCAAATTGGCGCAGCAGGATGGAGGCAGAGGTAAGTTTCGATCATTCCACCGTTCATTTCACAGGGAAGCTTCCTTACCAGACTTTTCGGGCAGTTCTGGACTGTTCAAAGGTTCATGTTTATTTGACGTATCCGTTTGTTTTGTCGTGGTCGTTATTGGAGGCGATGGCGGCTGGGTGTGTGGTGGTAGCGTCGGATACGGCTCCGGTAAGAGAGGTGATCGTCGATGGGCACAATGGAATGCTGGTGGATTTCTTCGATCATCACGGTATCGCCAAACGTATTGCCAGGGTTCTTGATTCCGTTGATGAGTACGACTGCCTTCGCAGCGCTGCGAAGTTGACGGCGAGCAGATTTGATGTGGAGTACGGCACGAAACACTACTTTGAAGTATTTGAAAACGCGACGTCCCGGCATCTCAAGAAACAGCCTGCTCCTCAGTTTGACAGGGAGATTTGA
- a CDS encoding sensor domain-containing diguanylate cyclase — MPHRSALYSQRSLVLTLVALLGAGFLATSLLSYYASRASIRDSIINTELPLTSDTVYSEIQKDLVRPILISSMMSRDTFMRDWVVNGEKDPLQMTRYLDEVMTHYGAYTAFFVSNSSHTYYHAKGVLKQVKIDEPRDAWYFRVRDMKDPYEINVDPDLANKDNLTFFINYKVYDYDNRLIGAAGVGLTVDAVIKLIDKYQQRYQRSVYFVDAFGRLVLTGANGGPEGAHIGRGLGELASMKSLVSQLPKPHSGSYEYSAHGQGHFLNVRFIPELNWYLFVDKREDGALTEIRQSLYLNLLICLLVTLGMLTLLNRVIGRYQRKIQAQATLDSLTELPNRRGFDLLAAQALHEAQREPKPLTALLLDLDHFKTLNDTYGHLAGDQVLIGFARDLQSCLRHSDIVCRWGGEEFIVLLKDTDGDTGQKIAEKIRQHVEQHEYSYNGHSLNLTVSIGATTLQADDTLHTLLSRADHAMYRAKQTGRNRTCVEMPHSTYA; from the coding sequence ATGCCGCACAGATCTGCGCTGTACTCGCAACGCTCGCTGGTTCTGACACTGGTCGCCCTGCTCGGCGCCGGCTTCCTCGCCACTTCGTTGCTCAGCTACTACGCCTCGCGGGCGTCGATCCGCGACAGCATCATCAACACCGAACTGCCGCTGACGTCTGACACGGTCTATTCGGAAATCCAGAAAGACCTCGTCAGACCGATCCTGATTTCCTCAATGATGTCGCGCGACACCTTCATGCGTGACTGGGTGGTAAACGGCGAAAAAGACCCGTTGCAGATGACCCGCTACCTCGACGAGGTCATGACCCACTATGGCGCCTACACCGCGTTCTTCGTCTCCAACAGCAGCCACACCTACTACCACGCCAAGGGCGTGCTCAAGCAAGTGAAGATCGATGAGCCGCGCGATGCCTGGTACTTCCGCGTGCGCGACATGAAAGACCCGTATGAGATCAACGTCGACCCGGATCTGGCCAACAAGGACAACCTGACGTTCTTCATCAACTACAAGGTCTACGACTACGACAATCGCCTCATTGGCGCCGCCGGCGTGGGCCTGACGGTGGATGCGGTGATCAAGCTGATCGACAAATACCAGCAGCGCTATCAACGCAGCGTTTATTTTGTCGATGCCTTCGGGCGACTGGTACTCACCGGCGCCAATGGCGGCCCGGAGGGTGCGCATATCGGGAGAGGCCTCGGCGAACTTGCCAGCATGAAAAGCCTGGTCAGCCAGTTACCCAAACCGCACAGCGGCAGCTACGAATATTCCGCCCACGGCCAGGGACATTTCCTCAATGTGCGGTTTATTCCAGAGTTGAACTGGTACCTGTTCGTCGACAAGCGCGAGGACGGTGCACTCACTGAGATCCGTCAGTCGCTGTACCTCAACCTGCTGATCTGTCTGTTAGTGACGCTGGGCATGCTGACCTTGCTCAACCGCGTGATCGGCCGTTACCAGCGCAAGATCCAGGCGCAAGCCACCCTCGACAGCCTCACCGAATTGCCCAACCGCCGCGGCTTCGACCTGCTCGCCGCGCAAGCCCTGCACGAAGCGCAACGCGAACCGAAGCCACTGACTGCGCTGTTGCTCGACCTCGATCACTTCAAGACTTTGAATGACACCTACGGCCACCTGGCTGGCGATCAGGTGCTGATCGGTTTCGCCCGGGATCTGCAAAGCTGCCTGCGCCATTCCGACATCGTCTGTCGCTGGGGCGGTGAGGAATTTATCGTGTTGCTGAAGGACACTGATGGCGACACCGGTCAGAAGATTGCCGAGAAGATCCGCCAACACGTCGAACAACACGAATACTCCTACAATGGCCATAGCCTGAATCTGACCGTGAGCATCGGTGCCACCACCCTGCAAGCAGATGACACCTTGCACACCCTGCTGTCCCGGGCCGATCATGCGATGTACCGGGCCAAGCAAACCGGCCGTAACCGTACTTGCGTGGAAATGCCTCACTCGACTTATGCCTGA
- a CDS encoding cysteine-rich CWC family protein yields the protein MPDTDAKPDLCPACGARNDCSLADPRTADRACWCYGVSIDPAVLEALPAALRDKSCLCPRCAQVEAQLQAAARPIP from the coding sequence ATGCCTGACACCGACGCAAAACCCGACCTCTGCCCCGCCTGCGGCGCCCGCAATGACTGCAGCCTGGCCGACCCGCGAACCGCCGACCGAGCCTGCTGGTGTTATGGCGTGAGCATCGATCCGGCAGTACTCGAAGCCCTGCCCGCGGCGCTGCGCGATAAATCCTGCCTGTGTCCGCGCTGCGCTCAGGTCGAGGCGCAACTGCAAGCAGCGGCGCGGCCGATCCCGTAA
- a CDS encoding 16S rRNA pseudouridine(516) synthase — protein sequence MRVDRFLSNLPRYNRQQVRLLLVEKRVRIDGKVVNDPHSEVLEFSRVEVDEELLQLGKPARYFMLHKPPGCVSATRDPQHPTVLDLIDEPDKDDLHIAGRLDFNTTGLMLITNDGTWSRRLTQPQTKLPKVYYVETEQEIGAEYAITFAEGIYFAFEDLTTQPAQFEVLGPNAARLSIVEGRYHQVKRMFGHFNNKVLRLHRESMGPLLLDDALKPGEYRALRTEEIHLF from the coding sequence ATGCGCGTCGACCGATTCCTCAGCAACCTGCCCCGCTACAACCGTCAGCAGGTTCGCCTGTTGCTGGTTGAAAAACGTGTGCGGATCGACGGAAAAGTCGTCAACGACCCGCACAGCGAAGTGCTGGAGTTCAGCCGCGTCGAAGTCGATGAAGAACTCCTGCAGCTCGGCAAACCGGCGCGCTACTTCATGCTGCACAAGCCACCGGGGTGCGTCAGCGCCACCCGCGACCCACAGCACCCGACCGTACTCGACCTGATCGATGAACCGGACAAGGACGACCTGCACATCGCCGGGCGCCTGGATTTCAACACCACCGGGCTGATGCTGATCACCAACGATGGCACCTGGTCGCGACGCCTGACCCAGCCGCAGACCAAACTGCCAAAAGTCTATTACGTCGAGACCGAACAGGAGATCGGAGCGGAATATGCGATCACCTTCGCCGAGGGCATCTACTTCGCTTTCGAAGACCTGACCACGCAACCGGCACAGTTCGAAGTCCTCGGCCCGAACGCGGCACGCCTGAGCATCGTCGAGGGCCGTTACCATCAGGTGAAGCGCATGTTTGGCCACTTCAACAACAAAGTGCTGCGCCTGCACCGTGAATCGATGGGGCCGCTGCTGCTCGATGACGCGCTAAAACCGGGCGAGTACCGTGCTTTGCGCACCGAAGAGATCCATTTGTTCTAA
- a CDS encoding alpha/beta hydrolase, with product MRPEIAVLDIQGQYRVYTEFYRADAAEKTIILVNGSMATTASFAQTVKNLHPQFNVVCYDQPYAGRSKVHNRHEKHLTKEVEGQILLELIDHFSAEHVLSFSWGGAATLVALAHQPRRIEKAVISSFSPVINAHMLDYLERGVDYLGQRDGDRVGHLVNNTIGKHLPSLFKRFNYRHVSSLAEHEYGQMHFHISDVLHSDRQCYLNAAKKINVPVLFLNGEWDEYTAAEDARIFGNHVAHSTFTTLQATGHFLDMEHKAACRDSQNALLGFLKPTQQSSRTRYSFVQDHHALAI from the coding sequence ATGAGGCCAGAAATCGCTGTGCTGGATATACAGGGTCAGTATCGGGTTTACACGGAGTTCTATCGCGCAGACGCCGCAGAAAAGACCATCATCCTGGTCAACGGCTCGATGGCCACGACTGCGTCGTTTGCACAGACTGTGAAAAACCTGCACCCGCAATTCAACGTGGTTTGCTACGACCAGCCCTACGCGGGCAGATCAAAAGTCCACAACCGCCACGAGAAACATCTGACGAAGGAAGTCGAAGGGCAGATCCTGCTGGAGCTGATCGACCATTTCAGTGCCGAACACGTGCTGTCATTTTCCTGGGGCGGCGCGGCCACTCTGGTTGCCCTGGCCCACCAGCCACGGCGCATTGAAAAAGCCGTGATCAGCTCGTTCTCGCCGGTGATCAACGCGCACATGCTTGATTACCTGGAGCGCGGTGTCGATTACCTCGGTCAGCGCGATGGCGACCGCGTCGGGCATCTGGTCAACAACACCATCGGCAAACACCTGCCATCACTGTTCAAGCGCTTCAACTATCGCCACGTCAGCAGCCTGGCCGAGCACGAATACGGGCAGATGCACTTCCACATCAGTGACGTGCTGCACAGCGATCGTCAGTGCTACCTGAATGCGGCAAAGAAGATCAACGTGCCGGTGCTGTTCCTCAACGGTGAATGGGACGAATACACCGCCGCCGAAGACGCCCGGATATTCGGCAACCACGTGGCGCACAGCACTTTCACCACGCTGCAGGCCACCGGGCACTTCCTCGACATGGAGCACAAGGCTGCTTGCCGAGATAGCCAGAACGCCCTGCTCGGTTTCCTGAAACCCACTCAGCAGTCGAGCCGAACGCGTTACTCGTTCGTTCAGGATCACCATGCACTGGCCATTTGA
- a CDS encoding type II toxin-antitoxin system HicA family toxin, which translates to MNSRFLIGQLVADGGYLVRVKGSHHHFKHPVKPGLVTVPHPKKDLLKKTAISILKQALP; encoded by the coding sequence GTGAATAGCCGTTTTTTAATCGGCCAACTCGTCGCAGACGGTGGGTACCTGGTGCGGGTCAAAGGCAGTCACCATCACTTTAAACATCCCGTCAAACCCGGATTGGTGACGGTGCCGCATCCGAAGAAGGACCTGCTTAAAAAAACGGCCATCAGTATTTTGAAACAGGCGCTGCCTTGA
- a CDS encoding type II toxin-antitoxin system HicB family antitoxin produces the protein MLYPIAISIGDDEHAWGVEVPDIPGCFSAGDDLDDAVAMAREAIEGHFEVLAEDGAPIPPASKLGVHVSNPQYVGCAWAVVDIDVTKYLGKAQKLNITLPGYLLNRIDEYVLHHPEEKSRSGFLASAALKVLQQG, from the coding sequence ATGCTTTACCCTATCGCAATTTCAATAGGTGATGACGAACACGCCTGGGGAGTGGAAGTACCGGATATTCCCGGCTGTTTTTCCGCCGGCGATGATCTTGATGATGCCGTCGCGATGGCTCGCGAAGCCATTGAGGGGCATTTCGAAGTTCTGGCCGAGGACGGTGCGCCGATCCCGCCAGCCAGCAAGCTTGGCGTGCATGTATCGAACCCGCAGTATGTTGGCTGTGCTTGGGCTGTGGTTGATATTGACGTCACCAAATACCTGGGCAAGGCGCAGAAACTCAACATCACGCTGCCTGGCTATCTGCTCAACCGCATTGATGAATACGTGCTTCATCACCCGGAAGAGAAGAGCCGTTCGGGGTTTCTGGCGTCGGCAGCGTTGAAGGTCTTGCAGCAAGGTTGA